The following proteins are co-located in the Bradyrhizobium sp. AZCC 2176 genome:
- a CDS encoding VanZ family protein has protein sequence MKRRIARLAMAAAWIAVIAIAYATLTHVGFVYAIYFKLSPFLMRPAMQTYAHFEHVIAFAILGALFGFAYPRRLILVCCIVFGAAALLETLQTVTPDRHGTLIDALEKIAGGAAGIIFARIARRLWSAKDKPS, from the coding sequence ATGAAGAGACGTATTGCCCGGCTTGCCATGGCAGCGGCATGGATCGCGGTCATCGCGATCGCCTATGCCACGCTGACGCATGTCGGATTTGTCTATGCCATCTATTTCAAGCTCTCGCCGTTCTTGATGCGGCCTGCGATGCAAACCTACGCGCATTTCGAGCACGTTATCGCGTTTGCTATCCTCGGCGCCCTCTTCGGCTTCGCCTATCCTCGGCGCCTGATTCTTGTTTGCTGCATCGTGTTCGGCGCCGCGGCGCTGCTGGAGACTTTGCAGACCGTGACGCCGGACCGGCACGGCACATTGATCGATGCGCTGGAGAAAATAGCGGGCGGCGCGGCCGGCATCATATTTGCGAGAATCGCCCGGCGGCTATGGTCTGCCAAGGACAAGCCATCGTGA